One Triticum dicoccoides isolate Atlit2015 ecotype Zavitan chromosome 4B, WEW_v2.0, whole genome shotgun sequence genomic window carries:
- the LOC119292263 gene encoding germin-like protein 8-5, giving the protein MASSPSFLLLVALLALVSWQAIASDPGPLQDFCVADMQSPVRVNGFVCKNPMEVNADDFFKAAALHQPRVTNKVGSNVTLINVMEIAGLNTLGISIARIDYAPLGQNPPHTHPRATEILTVLEGTLYVGFVTSNLPAPARNKFFSKVLNKGDVFVFPVGLIHFQFNPNPHQPAVAIAALSSQNPGAITIANAVFGSDPPISDDVLAKAFQVEKNTIDWLQAQFWENNHN; this is encoded by the exons ATGGCATCCtccccttctttccttctcctcGTTGCTCTTCTTGCCTTGGTCTCATGGCAGGCCATTGCCTCTGATCCTGGCCCGCTCCAGGACTTTTGTGTCGCCGACATGCAATCACCAG TGCGTGTCAATGGATTTGTTTGCAAGAACCCGATGGAGGTCAACGCTGATGACTTCTTCAAGGCAGCCGCCCTCCATCAGCCTAGGGTGACCAACAAGGTTGGATCCAACGTCACCTTGATCAATGTCATGGAGATTGCTGGACTCAACACCCTCGGCATCTCAATCGCACGCATCGACTATGCTCCCTTAGGCCAGAACCCTCCACACACGCACCCCCGCGCCACTGAGATCCTCACGGTGCTCGAGGGAACATTGTACGTTGGCTTTGTCACATCCAACCTGCCCGCCCCAGCCAGAAACAAGTTCTTCTCAAAGGTGCTCAACAAAGGTGATGTGTTTGTCTTCCCCGTGGGGCTCATCCACTTCCAATTCAACCCTAACCCCCACCAGCCCGCCGTTGCAATTGCCGCGCTCAGCAGCCAGAACCCAGGGGCTATCACAATTGCCAATGCGGTGTTTGGGTCAGACCCACCAATATCAGATGATGTTCTCGCCAAGGCGTTTCAGGTGGAAAAGAATACGATAGACTGGCTCCAGGCTCAGTTCTGGGAGAACAACCACAACTAA